Proteins encoded by one window of Mercenaria mercenaria strain notata chromosome 4, MADL_Memer_1, whole genome shotgun sequence:
- the LOC123551473 gene encoding zinc finger protein 595-like, translating into MSALPSDLIAMKDSPTYMPILRSVLKSQIQFLVEQLSGAGEETLILSANVNDGVVDQLGSEPGKMFANVYDDFKSEFLEFCQKRRGKRKPESPQKTPIDVKRGRPSPAVLALPKASVVTQKIQAVKSPSNVPKVSSARIIINQKPASTPGSQFLTSQPDIEGLEESEEGYGEIEDTGLDYEELEDVEEWQDESADMPSSSEGHSSSSKVKTAKVVPKENTATQRLKRRKFPCSDCGKSYGTRWALRVHSLRHGEKKFSCEKCGKMFFTITELRQHINHVHFEGERRPGIKFACEFCDQRYARKENLMNHIKIKHENAKKSYICDICNKAFHFRHILSVHKLRHGEKKFRCCQCSKMFFTNTELKQHEKNSHTEKPPAEEKEKDSSVNFEKMFSKAMSCKDCGKLFIRGDALKLHMLSHTGENPHTCVVCGQGYRKKRSYIIHLKNKHPEEYAEMDEI; encoded by the exons ATGTCTGCCTTACCCTCAGACCTCATTGCAATGAAGGATTCACCAACTTATATGCCAATACTGAGATCTGTGCTCAAGAGTCAGATACAGTTTCTG GTTGAACAGTTGTCTGGTGCTGGGGAGGAGACACTGATACTGTCTGCCAATGTTAATGATGGTGTCGTTGATCAGCTTGGATCTGAGCCTGGAAAGATGTTTGCTAATGTTTATGATGATTTCAAGTCAGAATTTCTGGAATTTTGTCAGAAAA GAAGGGGAAAACGGAAGCCAGAATCACCGCAGAAAACACCAATTGATGTTAAAAGAGGGAGGCCATCCCCAGCAGTGTTGGCACTTCCAAAGGCATCTGTAGTTACACAGAAAATTCAAGCAGTAAAGTCCCCATCAAATGTTCCCAAGGTGTCCTCAGCTAGAATAATAATCAACCAGAAACCAGCAAGCACTCCAGGAAGTCAGTTTTTGACCAGTCAACCAGACATTGAAGGACTGGAAGAGTCAGAGGAGGGTTACGGAGAAATTGAGGACACAGGTCTGGATTACGAAGAACTTGAGGATGTTGAAGAATGGCAAGACGAATCAGCTGACATGCCTTCATCAAGTGAAGGCCATTCCTCTAGCAGCAAAGTAAAAACTGCAAAAGTTGTACCAAAAGAAAACACGGCTACTCAAA GATTGAAAAGAAGAAAGTTTCCTTGCAGTGACTGTGGTAAATCATACGGTACAAGATGGGCATTGAGAGTTCACTCATTGAGACATGGGGAGAAGAAGTTTAGTTGTGAAAAGTGTGGGAAAATGTTTTTCACGATAACTGAGTTGAGGCAGCATATCAATCATGTACACTTTGAAGGGG AAAGAAGGCCTGGAATAAAGTTTGCCTGTGAATTTTGTGACCAAAGATATGCCAGGAAAGAAAATTTGATGAACCACATCAAAATAAAGCATG aaAATGCAAAGAAGTCTTACATCTGCGACATCTGCAATAAAGCGTTCCATTTTAGACACATACTGAGTGTTCATAAGTTAAGACATGGTGAAAAGAAATTCCGTTGCTGTCAATGTTCCAAGATGTTCTTCACAAACACAGAATTAAAACAACATGAGAAGAATTCACATACAG agaAACCCCCTGCAGAAGAAAAGGAAAAAGATTCAAGTGTCAACTTTGAGAAAATGTTCAGTAAGGCTATGAGCTGTAAGGATTGCGGGAAGCTTTTCATTCGAGGAGATGCTCTCAAGTTACACATGCTTAGTCATACTGGGGAGAACCCACACACGTGTGTAGTTTGTGGTCAGGGATATCGCAAGAAAAGGTCCTATATTATACATCTGAAGAATAAGCATCCAGAAGAATATGCTGAAATGGATGAAATATAA